A DNA window from Ipomoea triloba cultivar NCNSP0323 chromosome 10, ASM357664v1 contains the following coding sequences:
- the LOC116031679 gene encoding pentatricopeptide repeat-containing protein At4g21065, whose translation MLHPLPSSTLAISVQQNPKPYILKKCIALLLSCASSNHKLRQVHAFAIRRGIPLSSPDMGRYLIFTLVSLSGPMSYAQTIFNGIQTPNIFTWNTMIRGYAESENPGPAIGVHTQMCVNSVAPDTHTYPFLLKAIAKLMAVREGEKVHSIAVRNGLESLVFVQNALVHFYGACGQAESAHYLFEGMSEKNLVAWNSVINGYAVNSRPNETLTLYRKMELEGVQPDGFTLVSLLTASAELGALALGRRAHLYMVKVGLDRNLHAANSLLDLYAKCGNIKEARQVFDELEEESVVSWTSLIVGLAVNGFGKMALELFKEMERRGFVSTEITFVGVLYACSHCGMVDEGFAYFERMQKEFGIKPKIEHYGCMVDLLGRAGLVKRAYEYIKNMPLEPNAVIWRTLLGACSIHGHLELGEVARSKLMELEPTHSGDFVLLSNLYASERRWSDVHTVRKTMLQEGVKKVPGHSLVELGNCVHEFIMGDRTHPQTEAIYAKLAEMTNLLRIEGYVPHTSNVLADIEEEEKETALSYHSEKIAIAFVLINTPPGTPIRIVKNLRVCADCHVAIKLISKIYDREIVVRDRSRFHHFSNGTCSCRDYW comes from the coding sequence ATGCTGCACCCATTACCATCGTCTACATTGGCAATCTCAGTTCaacaaaaccctaaaccctacaTCCTCAAGAAATGCATTGCCCTCTTGCTCTCATGTGCCTCCTCCAATCACAAGCTCCGCCAAGTTCACGCCTTTGCCATCAGGCGTGGCATCCCTCTCTCCAGCCCCGACATGGGCAGGTACTTGATCTTTACTCTTGTTTCTCTCTCAGGACCCATGTCTTACGCCCAAACAATCTTCAATGGAATCCAAACCCCAAACATTTTTACTTGGAACACAATGATTAGAGGGTATGCCGAGAGTGAAAACCCGGGGCCTGCTATTGGGGTTCACACCCAGATGTGTGTGAACTCCGTTGCGCCTGACACGCACACGTATCCTTTTCTCCTCAAGGCAATTGCGAAGTTGATGGCTGTTAGGGAGGGGGAGAAGGTGCATTCCATTGCGGTAAGAAATGGGTTGGAGTCGTTGGTGTTTGTTCAGAATGCTTTGGTGCATTTCTATGGTGCTTGTGGTCAGGCTGAGAGTGCACACTATCTGTTTGAGGGAATGTCTGAGAAGAATCTTGTGGCTTGGAATTCTGTGATTAATGGGTATGCTGTGAATAGCAGGCCCAATGAGACTTTGACTCTTTATAGGAAAATGGAGTTGGAGGGTGTCCAGCCTGATGGGTTTACTTTGGTGAGTTTGCTCACTGCCTCTGCTGAGCTGGGGGCTCTGGCTTTGGGTAGGAGGGCTCATCTGTATATGGTGAAGGTGGGATTGGATAGGAATTTGCACGCCGCTAATTCGCTTTTAGATCTTTAtgcaaagtgtggaaatataAAGGAGGCAAGGCAGGTCTTCGACGAGTTGGAGGAGGAGAGTGTTGTTTCTTGGACTTCTTTAATTGTTGGATTGGCTGTCAATGGATTCGGAAAGATGGCTCTTGAGCTTTTCAAGGAGATGGAAAGACGAGGCTTTGTTTCGACTGAGATCACCTTTGTTGGCGTGCTGTATGCTTGTAGCCATTGTGGTATGGTGGATGAAGGATTCGCCTACTTTGAGAGGATGCAGAAGGAATTTGGAATTAAACCGAAAATAGAACATTATGGTTGTATGGTTGATTTATTGGGAAGAGCTGGTTTGGTGAAGAGAGCATATGAGTATATAAAAAACATGCCATTGGAACCCAATGCTGTGATTTGGAGAACTCTATTAGGCGCCTGTTCAATACACGGGCATTTAGAACTAGGAGAAGTTGCGAGGAGTAAACTTATGGAATTAGAACCTACACATTCAGGGGACTTCGTGCTCCTCTCGAATCTTTATGCATCAGAAAGGCGCTGGTCAGATGTGCATACGGTAAGGAAGACGATGCTTCAAGAAGGGGTGAAGAAAGTGCCAGGACACAGTCTAGTCGAGTTAGGCAACTGTGTGCACGAATTCATTATGGGAGATAGAACTCATCCTCAAACCGAGGCTATATATGCAAAGCTTGCAGAAATGACAAACTTGTTGAGAATTGAAGGCTACGTTCCCCACACATCAAATGTGCTTGCTGACATAGAGGAAGAGGAGAAGGAGACTGCGCTTTCCTATCACAGCGAGAAGATTGCAATTGCATTCGTGTTGATCAATACTCCACCGGGGACTCCAATTAGAATCGTGAAGAACTTGAGGGTATGTGCAGATTGTCATGTTGCAATAAAGCTTATATCGAAAATTTATGACCGAGAGATTGTTGTTAGAGACCGTAGTCGCTTTCATCACTTCTCAAATGGGACTTGTTCTTGTAGAGATTATTGGTAA
- the LOC116032018 gene encoding BAG family molecular chaperone regulator 2-like codes for MMKRKLKFNAGRSAGVGETKTSSSAARIAEEVKWEMRPGGMLVQKRGDNSDDAVSPPKLQIRVAYGAARYDLSVNSQATFGEVKKLMTAETGLQPGEQRLIFRGKERENGDYLDMSGVRERSKLIMIEDPESKEKRFIQMRRNAKIQTARRFIDDVAVEVDKLSDQVCAIEKSIGNGNKVAELQITTLIEMLMAQAVKLDNVHAEGDAFGHKNLQSERVKKCVESLDKLKVANAQVKPPVVVTTAKWKFLDDPPPPATTNWEIFD; via the exons ATGATGAAGAGGAAGCTGAAGTTCAACGCCGGCAGAAGTGCCGGTGTCGGGGAGACCAAAACGTCGTCGTCCGCGGCGAGAATCGCTGAGGAAGTGAAGTGGGAGATGAGGCCGGGCGGGATGTTGGTCCAGAAAAGAGGCGACAACTCCGACGACGCCGTTTCACCTCCCAAACTCCAAATCCGCGTCGCTTACGGCGCTGCTCGCTACGACCTCTCCGTCAATTCTCAGGCCACCTTCG GGGAAGTGAAGAAGCTTATGACGGCGGAGACGGGGCTGCAACCCGGCGAGCAGCGGCTGATATTCAGAGGAAAAGAGAGGGAGAACGGCGACTACTTAGACATGAGTGGAGTGAGAGAGCGGTCTAAGCTCATCATGATCGAAGACCCAGAAAGCAAGGAAAAAAGATTCATTCAGATGCGCCGCAACGCCAAGATCCAGACTGCTCGTCGCTTCATCGACGACGTCGCCGTGGAAGTCGATAAGCTCTCGGACCAG GTTTGTGCaatagaaaaatcaattggaaATGGGAATAAGGTAGCAGAATTGCAGATAACAACTTTGATTGAGATGTTGATGGCACAAGCTGTGAAATTGGATAATGTTCATGCAGAAGGAGATGCATTTGGCCACAAGAATTTGCAg AGTGAGAGAGTGAAGAAGTGTGTGGAAAGCCTTGATAAGCTGAAGGTGGCTAATGCTCAAGTGAAGCCGCCGGTGGTTGTCACCACCGCCAAGTGGAAGTTTTTGGATGATCCGCCACCTCCGGCCACTACCAATTGGGAGATAtttgattga